From the genome of Candidatus Defluviilinea proxima:
GCTCATTCATTGGTTCTGTTTCTGGCTTGATGACATCCTCTTCCCCGCTTACAAAGAACAACCCATCAACAAACCGCTCTTCATTCTTGGCAATTTGCGAAGCGGCTCCACCTTTCTTCACCGTCTGCTCTCGCGCGATTCAGAGACCTTCACCAGCCTGACCACCTGGGATATCTATCTCACCCCTTCCGTTACACAAAAGAAGATCACACAGTTCGTAGCACGCCTCGATAACAAATATCTCGGTGGTTTTCTACATCGCATCCTGTTTGCCTTTGACCGCGCCACGCTCGGCAAGATCAAGATCCATCCCATTTCCTTCTTCCAGCCCGAAGAAGACGAAAACATTCATCTGCACATCTGGGATGGCTACTTCGTCACCTTCCTCTTCCCGTTCATGGACGAGTTCCCGAATTATCAGCACTTCGACGAAGCCTTATCTCCTGAACACAAGCGCCGCATCATGACGTTCTACAAATCCATGGTGCAACGTCATATGTATGCAACAGGTAAGAAATATTACGTAGCAAAGAATCCAGCCTTCAGCGCCAAGATCGAAACACTGATCGAGTTCTTCCCTGAAGCCCGCATCATTTATCTCGCACGAAATCCATTGGACATGCTCCCCTCAACCGTCTCCTGGATCAATTACGCGAGACGTCAATTTACCAATCCCAAAGAGACATGGCTGTACGTTGACGAAATCCTGGACATGACCCAGCACTGGTATCGTCACCCTCTCAAATATCTCGATGCGCATCCTTCTCCCCGATTCCTGATCCTCAACTACGATAATTTGATCCAACGCCCGGAAGCGGTTCTGCGCTCATTCTACGAACAGTTTGGATACCCCGATAAACCCGGGCTCGAAGGCATCGTGGATGAGGCTGTCAAGGAAACTTTATCCTTCAAAAGTGACCATGCCTATTCCTACGAAGAAATGGGCTTCACACGCAAACAGATCGTCGAGTTATATGCTGATATCTTTGAACGCTTCGGTTTTGAAACCCGCGAAGAAGAAGAGTTACCAAGTATCAAAACAGAAAACGCCCAAGTCCCCGCAACCGATTAATCAACACGAAATGCAAAATAAAAAACGCCCGAAGAAATTTCTTCGGGCGTTTTTGCTTTACGCGTCTTTTTTCTTTCTCGTTGTGGGTTTCTTTACATCTTCATCAGAGGACGTCGTCTTCGTTTTACTCGCTGTCTTGCGAACCGTGGACTTTTTCACAGGTGCAGGTTCGGTTTCTGTTTCCACCTCGGCTGTGATAGTCCGCTTTACACGGGCAACTTTCTTTTCTTCCACCACAGCTTCAACTTGTGGTTCGGTTGGCAATCCAACAACTTTATATTCATCCTCCCAATTTTCGGCAAAAGCGAAATTCAATTTCTTGTATCGGATCAATAGCATGACCACACCAGCAAGGGCCATCACAGCCGCAACCACCATCGAATAGCTGATAGGTGTGGTGCCGATCTTCGGCTGGTCTGGGCGGAAGAAATATTCAAGCCATACACGTCCAACACCGGCCGCGATCAACCAGCCAGAAAAAATCGTTCCCGGCTTGACCTGTTTTTCATCATTGCGGCGTGATAACCAGATCAAAATACCGGCTGTTATAAAGTTCCAGAGCATCTCATAGGCAAAGGTTGGGTGGAAGCGAGCAGTTTCAGGCAATGTGACAAACTGCGGCAACCGATGAATGGATGAAATAGGAATCCCCCACGGAAGGGTTGTGGGAGGTCCATACAGTTCTTGGTTGATGAAGTTTGCAATGCGACCAATCGCCTGCCCAATCAGTATCGCTG
Proteins encoded in this window:
- the lgt gene encoding prolipoprotein diacylglyceryl transferase, producing the protein MIDPVIFTIGNFSLRWYGVIVMIGVIVGSLLVENKLKRHGENPESIWDALVWWVSFGPLIKTPIGNFQLGLPIGVLPVGIIGARLWFVLNATLGGSRFYIEDPSRIYKVWEGGLHIFGGFLLGGLMLFLFLRSRKLDLWLFLDAAGPAILIGQAIGRIANFINQELYGPPTTLPWGIPISSIHRLPQFVTLPETARFHPTFAYEMLWNFITAGILIWLSRRNDEKQVKPGTIFSGWLIAAGVGRVWLEYFFRPDQPKIGTTPISYSMVVAAVMALAGVVMLLIRYKKLNFAFAENWEDEYKVVGLPTEPQVEAVVEEKKVARVKRTITAEVETETEPAPVKKSTVRKTASKTKTTSSDEDVKKPTTRKKKDA
- a CDS encoding sulfotransferase yields the protein MHYNIRLFWRTFYRSFFASKNTPARLVKKRIIFLALFYLVWPIGSLIHWFCFWLDDILFPAYKEQPINKPLFILGNLRSGSTFLHRLLSRDSETFTSLTTWDIYLTPSVTQKKITQFVARLDNKYLGGFLHRILFAFDRATLGKIKIHPISFFQPEEDENIHLHIWDGYFVTFLFPFMDEFPNYQHFDEALSPEHKRRIMTFYKSMVQRHMYATGKKYYVAKNPAFSAKIETLIEFFPEARIIYLARNPLDMLPSTVSWINYARRQFTNPKETWLYVDEILDMTQHWYRHPLKYLDAHPSPRFLILNYDNLIQRPEAVLRSFYEQFGYPDKPGLEGIVDEAVKETLSFKSDHAYSYEEMGFTRKQIVELYADIFERFGFETREEEELPSIKTENAQVPATD